Proteins from a genomic interval of Solirubrobacterales bacterium:
- a CDS encoding NAD(P)/FAD-dependent oxidoreductase, whose translation MSNAAPKGLAVIGGGMAAQALIEAVRKHDSNLPITLYCGEAHLPYDRVRLTELIEKGAEVADLRLRPDEWYEDNKIECVVGERVSAVDTTTRIVTLGDESREFDSVCLATGSEALVPPIAGIDRDGVYLYRYPVDCEMIVEKAAPGRRAAVIGGGLLGLEAAKALAALGCDVTVVHLMDRLMERQLDQPAADLLLAAMKEINVEVLTERSTVEIMGEDHATGLRFADGDTLDCDFVVMSVGISSRTDLAKEAGLNVERGVVVDDAMQTSAAGVFAVGECAQHNGIVYGIVAPIYDQCEVAARNIAGIDAAAYSGSIPSAKLKVMGVDLVSIGDIASGETVTVSDPEAGVYRKLAVINGKLTGAVLMGDTRGYELLLDKAKTGAEVINPLETLSKASEATAAELPDSAQVCNCNGVCKGEIVDAIRERGLTGTQEVVAVTRAGAGCGTCRSLVTELVQIETGGAGDEQAYLCPCRKLTGEDIANSIRENGAKSVSEVAECCGATRECGGCKPGIAYLVSEINDNRHREERHARYINDRVHANIQKDGTFSVVPRIYGGVTSPDELRRIADVADKYNVPMVKITGGQRIDLLGIKKEDLPAIWEELDMPSGHAYAKAVRTVKTCVGENFCRFGLDDSIATGIELEHEWEGLYTPHKVKAAVSGCPRNCAEASTKDIGLIAVEGGWQIRIGGAAGASVREGDILATVDTKAEAMRISTTFLQHYRENAEYLERTYGYVERVGLDFIKEAILNEESGEPDRLRERFRIAKAAVVDPWLERNNPVHPRQFSELDSEPALAPVGPPAAALIEGGNA comes from the coding sequence GCGGTGAGGCGCACCTGCCTTATGACCGCGTTCGTCTCACCGAGCTGATCGAGAAGGGTGCCGAGGTCGCAGACCTGCGCCTGCGCCCGGATGAGTGGTACGAGGACAACAAGATTGAGTGCGTGGTCGGCGAGCGCGTGAGTGCCGTGGACACAACAACACGCATCGTGACGCTCGGCGACGAGTCGCGCGAGTTCGACAGCGTCTGCCTTGCGACCGGCAGTGAAGCGCTCGTGCCGCCGATCGCGGGGATCGACCGCGACGGCGTCTATCTATACCGCTACCCGGTCGACTGCGAGATGATCGTCGAGAAGGCAGCGCCGGGCAGACGCGCGGCCGTGATCGGCGGCGGATTGCTTGGCCTCGAGGCTGCGAAGGCTTTGGCGGCGCTCGGTTGCGACGTCACAGTCGTGCACCTGATGGATCGCCTGATGGAGCGCCAGCTGGACCAACCCGCAGCGGACCTCTTGCTCGCGGCGATGAAGGAAATCAACGTCGAGGTTCTCACTGAGCGATCGACCGTGGAGATCATGGGCGAGGATCACGCGACCGGCCTGCGCTTCGCCGACGGCGACACGCTCGACTGCGACTTCGTCGTGATGAGCGTTGGAATCAGCTCACGAACTGACCTGGCGAAGGAAGCCGGCTTGAACGTGGAGCGCGGTGTGGTCGTTGACGACGCGATGCAGACCTCGGCGGCGGGCGTGTTTGCGGTCGGAGAGTGCGCCCAGCACAACGGCATCGTCTATGGAATCGTCGCCCCGATCTATGACCAGTGCGAGGTTGCCGCGCGCAACATCGCCGGAATCGACGCCGCGGCCTACAGCGGATCGATCCCGAGCGCCAAACTCAAGGTGATGGGCGTCGACCTCGTTTCGATCGGTGACATCGCGAGCGGCGAGACCGTGACGGTCAGCGATCCCGAAGCGGGCGTCTACCGCAAGCTCGCAGTTATCAACGGCAAGCTCACGGGTGCCGTGCTGATGGGCGACACGCGCGGCTACGAGCTGCTCCTCGACAAAGCCAAGACCGGCGCCGAGGTGATCAACCCGCTCGAGACGCTCTCCAAAGCGAGCGAGGCCACGGCGGCCGAACTGCCTGACAGCGCCCAGGTCTGCAACTGCAACGGAGTCTGCAAGGGCGAGATCGTCGATGCGATTCGCGAGCGTGGACTTACCGGCACCCAGGAGGTAGTTGCCGTCACGCGCGCCGGCGCCGGATGCGGAACGTGCAGGTCACTCGTCACTGAATTGGTCCAGATCGAAACCGGCGGCGCCGGCGACGAGCAGGCCTATCTCTGCCCATGCCGCAAACTCACCGGCGAGGACATCGCCAATTCGATCCGCGAGAACGGCGCGAAGTCGGTCAGCGAAGTTGCCGAGTGCTGCGGCGCTACCCGCGAATGTGGTGGATGCAAGCCGGGCATCGCATATCTCGTTTCCGAGATCAACGACAACCGCCACCGCGAGGAGCGCCACGCGCGGTATATCAATGACCGCGTCCACGCGAACATCCAGAAGGACGGAACGTTTTCGGTCGTGCCGCGCATCTACGGCGGCGTGACCTCTCCCGACGAATTGCGCCGAATCGCTGACGTCGCTGACAAGTACAACGTGCCGATGGTGAAGATCACCGGTGGTCAGCGGATCGACCTGCTTGGCATCAAGAAGGAAGACCTGCCGGCGATCTGGGAAGAGCTCGACATGCCCTCTGGTCACGCCTATGCCAAGGCGGTAAGAACTGTGAAAACCTGCGTCGGCGAGAACTTCTGTCGCTTCGGTCTTGATGACTCGATCGCGACCGGCATCGAACTCGAGCACGAGTGGGAGGGTCTCTACACGCCGCACAAAGTCAAGGCCGCCGTCTCGGGATGCCCGCGCAACTGCGCCGAGGCAAGTACCAAGGACATCGGATTGATCGCCGTCGAAGGCGGCTGGCAGATCCGTATCGGCGGAGCTGCCGGAGCTTCTGTTCGCGAAGGCGACATCCTCGCGACAGTGGACACGAAGGCCGAAGCGATGCGCATTTCGACGACCTTCCTTCAGCACTACCGCGAGAACGCGGAGTACCTCGAACGCACATATGGCTACGTGGAACGCGTCGGACTTGACTTCATAAAGGAAGCGATCCTCAATGAGGAATCGGGCGAACCCGACCGTCTGCGTGAGCGCTTCCGCATCGCGAAGGCCGCGGTCGTGGACCCGTGGCTCGAACGCAACAACCCCGTACATCCCAGGCAGTTCTCAGAGCTCGACAGCGAGCCCGCGCTGGCACCGGTCGGTCCACCGGCCGCAGCGCTGATCGAAGGAGGAAATGCATGA